A window of Juglans regia cultivar Chandler chromosome 7, Walnut 2.0, whole genome shotgun sequence contains these coding sequences:
- the LOC108996448 gene encoding protein FAR1-RELATED SEQUENCE 5-like isoform X1, translating to MDSDIELSDNKHDEVSVDNGQDNNETIEEPKIGMSFSTEEEVRSYYMKYAKHKGFGVRRRNSRQGDDGKVRWFTLVCARQGTPKSQATSFLKPRQTERIGCKARINAILNDEDGYTLSSVILEHTHVCSPEKARHFRCFKKVDARVAKGREINNAAGIRMGKNFKSPIVEAGGNENVSFGEKECRNYIDNAQLRLGVGGAEALRNYFREMHKKNSEFYYEMDVDDDMRCRNVFWADARSRAVYQSFGDVITFDTTYLTNAYEMPFVSFVGVNHHGQSILLGCGLISSEDTQTFEWFFESWLKCMNDQAPNAIITDQNKAMQLAIARVFPNSKHRFCLSHIMKKFPEKFGSHSQYEEIKSTLEKCVYDSSSEQEFEERWFNLLDTYHLHENAWLGSLHSDKRFWVPAYVKDTFWAGMSITQRSESMNAFFDNYVNSKTTLKQFLDQYNSALRRKVENEAVADFNSFNTEIPCISHYPHEKQFQKAYTIAKFKEVQDEFRGFLYLSTSLLGCEGAKYTYAVADEIKVSDEFIKHANFIVALDEDPLEVKCSCKLFEFRGILCRHALRVLALLGKSKLPSKYILDRWRKDIKRKYTFIKSSYEANCNPERQRYDRILNCFYELASNASKTEKSCVKLISQVEQLKIEYLEDNSRCGSNTDKPATSMDGMTTSTSKAFSPLVVQSKKRPPSNKRKMHPAEKDLRKSSTRRLRCCEVESSQLSREDRADEYHESGPQHEAPQTQDQQSQAWTHVPNYFCTSSTAPPLQDQQSQVWTHAPDYFCTPLTIAPLQMQPSRLHLSDPDGGSHDNQLRDLNDGKFFPLNTQAAIFLFQEVIDTSGGGGAQKFVMPWKKKLKKFMLYQLRKL from the exons ATGGATTCCGACATAGAGCTCTCTGATAACAAGCATGATGAGGTAAGCGTTGATAATGGGCAAGATAACAATGAAACTATTGAAGAACCTAAGATTGGAATGTCATTTTCAACTGAAGAAGAAGTTCGGTCTTACTATATGAAGTATGCTAAGCATAAGGGGTTTGGGGTGCGTAGAAGAAATTCTAGACAGGGAGACGATGGGAAGGTTAGATGGTTTACCTTGGTATGTGCGCGACAAGGCACACCAAAGAGTCAGGCTACCAGTTTTCTCAAGCCAAGACAAACAGAGAGGATAGGGTGTAAAGCTAGGATTAATGCgattttaaatgatgaagatggaTATACCTTGTCTAGTGTAATATTGGAACACACGCATGTTTGTAGTCCAGAAAAGGCAAGACATTTCAGATGTTTTAAGAAGGTAGATGCTCGTGTGGCTAAGGGGCGTGAAATAAATAATGCGGCAGGAATACGTATGGGAAAGAACTTCAAGTCTCCAATTGTTGAAGCTGGGGGAAACGAGAATGTGTCATTTGGAGAAAAGGAGTGTCGAAACTATATTGACAATGCACAACTTCGTCTTGGGGTTGGAGGTGCTGAAGCTCTTCGTAATTACTTCAgagaaatgcataaaaaaaattcagaattttACTATGAGATGGACGTGGACGATGATATGAGGTGTAGGAATGTGTTTTGGGCTGATGCCCGAAGTAGAGCTGTGTATCAATCATTCGGGGATGTAATTACATTTGACACAACATACTTGACAAATGCGTATGAGATGCCTTTTGTATCGTTTGTGGGTGTGAATCATCATGGTCAGTCAATCCTATTAGGGTGTGGATTGATATCCAGTGAGGACACACAAACTTTTGAGTGGTTTTTTGAGTCATGGTTGAAGTGTATGAACGACCAAGCACCAAATGCAATTATTACAGATCAAAACAAGGCAATGCAACTTGCAATTGCGAGGGTGTTTCCAAATTCTAAACATCGCTTCTGCTTGTCGcacattatgaaaaaatttcctGAGAAGTTTGGATCACATTCTCAATATGAGGAGATCAAGAGTACTCTAGAAAAGTGCGTATATGACTCTTCAAGTGAGCAAGAGTTCGAAGAACGTTGGTTCAATTTGCTTGATACCTATCATCTTCATGAAAATGCATGGTTGGGATCGTTACATAGTGATAAGCGTTTTTGGGTGCCGGCATACGTTAAAGACacattttgggctggaatgtCAATTACACAACGgagtgaaagcatgaatgcattctTCGATAACTACGTTAACTCCAAGACCACATTGAAACAATTTTTAGATCAGTACAATTCAGCCCTTAGAAGGAAGGTAGAGAATGAAGCTGTTGCTGACTTTAATTCATTTAACACCGAGATTCCGTGCATCAGTCACTATCCTCATGAGAAGCAATTTCAAAAAGCATACACAATTGCAAAATTCAAAGAAGTACAAGATGAATTTAGaggatttttatatttatctaccTCACTGCTGGGATGTGAGGGTGCAAAATATACGTACGCAGTTGCTGACGAGATTAAAGTGAGTGATGAATTTATAAAACATGCAAACTTCATTGTAGCGCTAGATGAAGATCCGCTTGAAGTTAAATGCAGTTGCAAGTTATTTGAGTTTAGGGGCATATTATGCAGACATGCTCTTCGGGTCCTGGCTCTGTTAGGTAAGAGTAAACTACCATCAAAATACATCTTGGATCGGTGGAGGAAGGATATAAAAAGGAAATACACCTTTATCAAAAGTAGTTATGAGGCAAACTGCAACCCTGAGAGACAAAGGTATGATAGGATCCTAAATTGCTTTTATGAACTGGCCTCAAATGCATCGAAGACCGAGAAAAGTTGTGTGAAACTGATCAGTCAGGTAGAGCAGTTGAAGATAGAGTACCTTGAAGACAATTCAAGGTGTGGTAGCAATACAGATAAGCCAGCTACATCCATGGATGGCATGACAACAAGTACAAGTAAAGCTTTTAGTCCCTTGGTAGTTCAAAGTAAAAAAAGGCCACCATCTAATAAGAGAAAAATGCACCCCGCTGAGAAGGATCTTAGGAAATCATCTACAAGGAGATTGCGTTGCTGTGAAGTTGAG AGTAGTCAATTATCAAGAGAAGATAGAGCAGATGAATACCATGAGAGCGGCCCACAACATGAGGCTCCTCAAACCCAA GATCAACAAAGTCAAGCTTGGACTCATGTGCCAAATTATTTTTGTACTTCTTCGACTGCTCCTCCATTACAG GATCAACAAAGTCAAGTTTGGACTCATGCTCCAGATTATTTTTGTACTCCTTTGACTATTGCTCCATTGCAG ATGCAACCTTCTCGATTGCATCTCTCAGACCCGGATGGAGGCAGTCATGATAATCAGCTTAGAGACCTTAATGATG GTAAATTTTTCCCTCTAAATACACAAGCTGCCATTTTCTTGTTTCAGGAGGTCATTGATACATCTGGAGG AGGTGGTGCCCAGAAATTCGTGATGCCCtggaagaagaaattaaagaaattcatGCTTTATCAATTAAGAAAGCTTTGA
- the LOC108996448 gene encoding protein FAR1-RELATED SEQUENCE 5-like isoform X2: protein MDSDIELSDNKHDEVSVDNGQDNNETIEEPKIGMSFSTEEEVRSYYMKYAKHKGFGVRRRNSRQGDDGKVRWFTLVCARQGTPKSQATSFLKPRQTERIGCKARINAILNDEDGYTLSSVILEHTHVCSPEKARHFRCFKKVDARVAKGREINNAAGIRMGKNFKSPIVEAGGNENVSFGEKECRNYIDNAQLRLGVGGAEALRNYFREMHKKNSEFYYEMDVDDDMRCRNVFWADARSRAVYQSFGDVITFDTTYLTNAYEMPFVSFVGVNHHGQSILLGCGLISSEDTQTFEWFFESWLKCMNDQAPNAIITDQNKAMQLAIARVFPNSKHRFCLSHIMKKFPEKFGSHSQYEEIKSTLEKCVYDSSSEQEFEERWFNLLDTYHLHENAWLGSLHSDKRFWVPAYVKDTFWAGMSITQRSESMNAFFDNYVNSKTTLKQFLDQYNSALRRKVENEAVADFNSFNTEIPCISHYPHEKQFQKAYTIAKFKEVQDEFRGFLYLSTSLLGCEGAKYTYAVADEIKVSDEFIKHANFIVALDEDPLEVKCSCKLFEFRGILCRHALRVLALLGKSKLPSKYILDRWRKDIKRKYTFIKSSYEANCNPERQRYDRILNCFYELASNASKTEKSCVKLISQVEQLKIEYLEDNSRCGSNTDKPATSMDGMTTSTSKAFSPLVVQSKKRPPSNKRKMHPAEKDLRKSSTRRLRCCEVESSQLSREDRADEYHESGPQHEAPQTQDQQSQAWTHVPNYFCTSSTAPPLQDQQSQVWTHAPDYFCTPLTIAPLQMQPSRLHLSDPDGGSHDNQLRDLNDGGH, encoded by the exons ATGGATTCCGACATAGAGCTCTCTGATAACAAGCATGATGAGGTAAGCGTTGATAATGGGCAAGATAACAATGAAACTATTGAAGAACCTAAGATTGGAATGTCATTTTCAACTGAAGAAGAAGTTCGGTCTTACTATATGAAGTATGCTAAGCATAAGGGGTTTGGGGTGCGTAGAAGAAATTCTAGACAGGGAGACGATGGGAAGGTTAGATGGTTTACCTTGGTATGTGCGCGACAAGGCACACCAAAGAGTCAGGCTACCAGTTTTCTCAAGCCAAGACAAACAGAGAGGATAGGGTGTAAAGCTAGGATTAATGCgattttaaatgatgaagatggaTATACCTTGTCTAGTGTAATATTGGAACACACGCATGTTTGTAGTCCAGAAAAGGCAAGACATTTCAGATGTTTTAAGAAGGTAGATGCTCGTGTGGCTAAGGGGCGTGAAATAAATAATGCGGCAGGAATACGTATGGGAAAGAACTTCAAGTCTCCAATTGTTGAAGCTGGGGGAAACGAGAATGTGTCATTTGGAGAAAAGGAGTGTCGAAACTATATTGACAATGCACAACTTCGTCTTGGGGTTGGAGGTGCTGAAGCTCTTCGTAATTACTTCAgagaaatgcataaaaaaaattcagaattttACTATGAGATGGACGTGGACGATGATATGAGGTGTAGGAATGTGTTTTGGGCTGATGCCCGAAGTAGAGCTGTGTATCAATCATTCGGGGATGTAATTACATTTGACACAACATACTTGACAAATGCGTATGAGATGCCTTTTGTATCGTTTGTGGGTGTGAATCATCATGGTCAGTCAATCCTATTAGGGTGTGGATTGATATCCAGTGAGGACACACAAACTTTTGAGTGGTTTTTTGAGTCATGGTTGAAGTGTATGAACGACCAAGCACCAAATGCAATTATTACAGATCAAAACAAGGCAATGCAACTTGCAATTGCGAGGGTGTTTCCAAATTCTAAACATCGCTTCTGCTTGTCGcacattatgaaaaaatttcctGAGAAGTTTGGATCACATTCTCAATATGAGGAGATCAAGAGTACTCTAGAAAAGTGCGTATATGACTCTTCAAGTGAGCAAGAGTTCGAAGAACGTTGGTTCAATTTGCTTGATACCTATCATCTTCATGAAAATGCATGGTTGGGATCGTTACATAGTGATAAGCGTTTTTGGGTGCCGGCATACGTTAAAGACacattttgggctggaatgtCAATTACACAACGgagtgaaagcatgaatgcattctTCGATAACTACGTTAACTCCAAGACCACATTGAAACAATTTTTAGATCAGTACAATTCAGCCCTTAGAAGGAAGGTAGAGAATGAAGCTGTTGCTGACTTTAATTCATTTAACACCGAGATTCCGTGCATCAGTCACTATCCTCATGAGAAGCAATTTCAAAAAGCATACACAATTGCAAAATTCAAAGAAGTACAAGATGAATTTAGaggatttttatatttatctaccTCACTGCTGGGATGTGAGGGTGCAAAATATACGTACGCAGTTGCTGACGAGATTAAAGTGAGTGATGAATTTATAAAACATGCAAACTTCATTGTAGCGCTAGATGAAGATCCGCTTGAAGTTAAATGCAGTTGCAAGTTATTTGAGTTTAGGGGCATATTATGCAGACATGCTCTTCGGGTCCTGGCTCTGTTAGGTAAGAGTAAACTACCATCAAAATACATCTTGGATCGGTGGAGGAAGGATATAAAAAGGAAATACACCTTTATCAAAAGTAGTTATGAGGCAAACTGCAACCCTGAGAGACAAAGGTATGATAGGATCCTAAATTGCTTTTATGAACTGGCCTCAAATGCATCGAAGACCGAGAAAAGTTGTGTGAAACTGATCAGTCAGGTAGAGCAGTTGAAGATAGAGTACCTTGAAGACAATTCAAGGTGTGGTAGCAATACAGATAAGCCAGCTACATCCATGGATGGCATGACAACAAGTACAAGTAAAGCTTTTAGTCCCTTGGTAGTTCAAAGTAAAAAAAGGCCACCATCTAATAAGAGAAAAATGCACCCCGCTGAGAAGGATCTTAGGAAATCATCTACAAGGAGATTGCGTTGCTGTGAAGTTGAG AGTAGTCAATTATCAAGAGAAGATAGAGCAGATGAATACCATGAGAGCGGCCCACAACATGAGGCTCCTCAAACCCAA GATCAACAAAGTCAAGCTTGGACTCATGTGCCAAATTATTTTTGTACTTCTTCGACTGCTCCTCCATTACAG GATCAACAAAGTCAAGTTTGGACTCATGCTCCAGATTATTTTTGTACTCCTTTGACTATTGCTCCATTGCAG ATGCAACCTTCTCGATTGCATCTCTCAGACCCGGATGGAGGCAGTCATGATAATCAGCTTAGAGACCTTAATGATG GAGGTCATTGA